The sequence GGTGGTGGGTCAGTGGATAAACTCCGAATACTACTTCTCAACAGTGGACAACGAAGTTTACGGTAGTGGAAGCAAGGTCTACCACAATGTAGTAGGAAGGATAGGTGTAATGACGGGTAATTACAGCGACTTGAGGATAGGCTTGCCCGCCCAAACGGTGCTAAAGGAGGGTAAGCCCTTCCACATACCCATAAGATACACCCTTATCATAGAAGCTCCCTTTGAGTTGGCAAGGACTGCTATCAACAAAATAAGAAAGATAAGAGACCTTATGCAAAACGGATGGATAAATCTGCTTATCTTTGATCCAGAAACCGGAGTCTTTTATAGGTACTTGGAAGGCATTTGGGTTGAATATCTCAAAAAAGAGGAGGTAAAAGCATGAAAAGCGTAAAACTTTACGAGATGAAGAAGGTAGAAATAGTTGTTAGAGGAGAGGACTTAGACTTTGTACTGGATCTGCTTGATAGAGCTGGTGCTACTGGCTACACCATAATACATAACCTGTCTGGAAAAGGAAGTCACGGTTTCCACGAAGGTCATCTTTTATTTAACGAAGAGGATACACTTGTTATGGTCATATCGGTGATGCCAGAAAACCTCGTTGAAGCGGTGCTTGAGGGTATAACTCCCTTTCTAAATAAACATTCGGGTGTTGTGTTCGTAAGTAGTGTTATGGTCAGCAGGGTAGGAAAGTTCGGTGATGTACCAACAAGTGCGGGTGGAGGGAGTTGAACCCTCACGGCCTTGTGGCCACGGGATCCTGAGTCCCGCGCGTCTGCCAATTCCGCCACACCCGCACAGATAAACTAATTAAATTATAATACTCATATGGAAAGAGTCAGGTGTCTGGTAGTAGACCTTGAAGGCACTACTGTAGAGATAACTCAAAAACTTAACGAGGTGATCTCCGGCATAGAGCAGGAAGGTGGAAGTCTGATAGACATTAAGGTCACGCATGCAAGAGAACACGGGATAGACGGCTTTGTAGTGCTTTACACGCTGACTTACAAAATATCTAAAGAAGTGCCCGAAGAATGATCCTTGAAGTAAGAGCCAAAGCTAAGGCAAAAAAGGAGTATGTAAAAACTATCACTCAAAATGTCTACGAAGTTGCTGTCAAAGAACCTCCTCATAGAGGGAAGGCTAACGAGAGAATAGTAGAGCTTCTTTCTGCACACTTGGGAGTTTCAAAAAACAGGATAAAACTTATAAAAGGGGCAAGTTCCAAGATTAAACTTTTTCAAATAGATCTATAACATCTTTTGGCTCTGAGAGGAAAAAGTCTGGCATCACCGAGTCTAATCTAACATAACCCCATTTTGCTAAAGCGGTCCATATACCTGCATCTTTACCTGCACAGATGTCCGCAGATGTATCTCCTACTATTACTGATTCCTGCGGACGTACTCTTAACCGCTCCATAACCTGTTTTATGGGTAGAGGTGATGGTTTTTTTTCTGGAAAGGTATCACCACCTACCACCACATCAAAGTAGGACAGAAGTTCAAGCCTTCTTAGTATTTCACGAGAAAGGTCCTCCATCTTGTTAGTTACTACTGCAAGAAAACTTCCCCTTGACCTTAGGTAAGCTAAAACTTCCTGAATTCCTTCATAAGTCTTTGTATGTACTACAGGA comes from Hydrogenobacter hydrogenophilus and encodes:
- a CDS encoding DUF190 domain-containing protein, whose protein sequence is MKSVKLYEMKKVEIVVRGEDLDFVLDLLDRAGATGYTIIHNLSGKGSHGFHEGHLLFNEEDTLVMVISVMPENLVEAVLEGITPFLNKHSGVVFVSSVMVSRVGKFGDVPTSAGGGS
- a CDS encoding DUF167 domain-containing protein, whose amino-acid sequence is MILEVRAKAKAKKEYVKTITQNVYEVAVKEPPHRGKANERIVELLSAHLGVSKNRIKLIKGASSKIKLFQIDL
- a CDS encoding HAD family hydrolase; amino-acid sequence: MRLKLFIFDLDGTLIDSYMDIGMCVNMVLQEMGRNPIDPERVKAWIGGGARRLLEKLFPDEELNTALELFRRFYRENPVVHTKTYEGIQEVLAYLRSRGSFLAVVTNKMEDLSREILRRLELLSYFDVVVGGDTFPEKKPSPLPIKQVMERLRVRPQESVIVGDTSADICAGKDAGIWTALAKWGYVRLDSVMPDFFLSEPKDVIDLFEKV